In Amyelois transitella isolate CPQ chromosome 3, ilAmyTran1.1, whole genome shotgun sequence, a single genomic region encodes these proteins:
- the LOC106135467 gene encoding patj homolog codes for MHLGVNISNALQQLESVKAAVDQSDDPKLKAATNDDLNMLISLLESPILKSIATLQDSVGMLATQVAHHPSILPGDFDITPAGDLALQARNLYGSHEGEEEQRVPQVSPPHSLEFGSGSDNERILGLDDASVDSNMSPKQVRGLLEMTRNDDVTSNHNIVAGDWAQVEIINLVNDGTGLGFGIIGARTKGVIVKTILAGGVADRDGRLKSGDHILQIGDAHLMEMGSEQVAGVLRASGSRVRLVVARPVDPAHTKIGGGSTAPVVPSRLLSDPEALDRYLLDAGFEQVFHTQPAPLPQNTTSRFIFDQSVTPPPETDAESPEVDRFTVQLKKDENGLGITIAGYVCEKEELSGIFVKSVTAGSAAALSGKVKVNDRIVAVDGVSLAGKSNQRAVDALKQSGNVVTLELERYLRGPKFEQLQQAIAAGESAAAVAAPHNPFLHMHRLEPTTSDDIQMTPLPNIETASPPGSPAGGRSQPAFEMPRTQEQKDAIKRKWQAILGPDVEIVVGVVTRGGGGLGISLEGTVDVEGGREVRPHHYVRSVLPEGPVGRAGVHRPGDELLEVNGHRLLGMNHLEVVSILKELSREVCMVCARARHHAPVPAHTLVKAKSDGSLAGAGIEDGNSLSAGSKVRSRSLEPLTGLAMWSSEPQIIELVKGERGLGFSILDYQDPLRPAHTLVVIRSLVPGGVAQQDGRLIPGDRLLFVNDQNLEDASLEQAVAALKGAPRGVVRIGVAKPLPLHDAPPPLPASAPPAPTAPTAPTAPH; via the exons ATGCATCTTGGAGTAAATATATCGAACGCATTGCAGCAGCTCGAGAGTGTGAAAGCTGCTGTAGATCAAAGCGACGATCCTAAGTTGAAA GCTGCTACCAATGATGACTTAAATATGCTGATCAGCTTGTTAGAGAGTCCAATATTGAAGAGCATAGCAACTCTTCAAGACTCAGTTGGGATGCTTGCCACTCAAGTAGCGCACCATCCATCAATACTTCCTGGGGACTTCGATATTACTCCGGCTG gTGACTTGGCTTTGCAAGCCAGGAACCTCTATGGCAGCCATGAAGGTGAAGAGGAACAAAGAGTGCCACAGGTGTCACCACCCCACAGCCTTGAGTTTGGCTCTGGCTCAGATAATGAACGTATTCTAGGACTGGATGATGCATCTGTGGATTCAAACATGTCACCTAAACAG GTCCGTGGATTATTGGAGATGACGCGCAATGATGATGTGACTTCAAACCATAATATCGTCGCCGGAGATTGGGCGCAGGTTGAGATTATCAACTTGGTGAATGACGGCACTGGTCTAGGATTTG GAATTATTGGCGCAAGAACAAAAGGGGTGATTGTAAAAACAATTCTAGCCGGAGGTGTAGCAGATCGTGATGGACGTCTGAAGTCCGGCGATCATATACTCCAAATTGGAGAT GCTCACCTTATGGAGATGGGTTCGGAGCAAGTAGCGGGTGTGCTGCGTGCCTCAGGGTCCCGGGTTCGGCTCGTGGTGGCCCGACCCGTGGACCCCGCCCACACTAAGATCGGCGGGGGATCTACTGCGCCCGTTGTGCCTTCGAG ACTCCTCTCAGACCCCGAGGCACTGGACCGGTACCTCCTGGACGCTGGTTTCGAACAAGTGTTCCACACGCAGCCGGCGCCGCTTCCACAGAACACTACGTCTCGATTCATATTCGACCAGTCTGTTACACCTCCACCAGAAACag ATGCTGAGTCTCCAGAAGTTGACCGTTTCACAGTTCAGTTGAAGAAAGATGAAAATGGACTAGGAATAACTATTGCAG gGTATGTGTGCGAAAAAGAAGAGCTATCAGGTATCTTCGTGAAGTCTGTAACAGCGGGCAGCGCGGCGGCTCTCAGCGGGAAGGTGAAGGTCAACGACCGCATCGTGGCGGTGGACGGCGTGTCGCTGGCCGGCAAGTCCAACCAGCGGGCCGTCGACGCGCTCAAACAGAGCGGCAACGTGGTCACTCTGGAGCTCGAGAG ATACCTCCGCGGTCCTAAATTCGAGCAGCTCCAACAAGCGATCGCAGCAGGCGAATCAGCAGCCGCCGTGGCGGCGCCGCACAACCCTTTCTTGCACATGCACCGCCTCGAACCCACCACCTCCGATGACATACAGATGACACCGCTGCCTAACAT CGAGACGGCATCACCCCCGGGCAGCCCGGCCGGCGGCCGCTCGCAGCCCGCCTTCGAGATGCCGCGCACGCAGGAACAGAAAGACGCCATCAAGCGCAAGTGGCAGGCTATACTTG GTCCGGACGTAGAGATCGTGGTGGGCGTGGTGacgcgcggcggcggcgggctgGGCATCTCGCTGGAGGGCACGGTGGACGTGGAGGGCGGGCGCGAGGTGCGGCCGCACCACTACGTGCGCTCCGTGCTGCCCGAGGGGCCCGTGGGCCGGGCCGGCGTGCATCGCCCGGGGGACGAACTGCTTG aGGTGAACGGCCACCGTCTCCTCGGCATGAACCACCTGGAGGTGGTGTCGATCCTGAAGGAGCTCTCGCGCGAGGTGTGCATGGTGTGCGCGCGCGCCCGCCACCACGCGCCCGTGCCCGCGCATACGCTCGTCAAG GCTAAATCGGACGGTAGCTTGGCGGGAGCGGGTATAGAAGATGGAAATTCTTTGTCGGCAGGAAGCAAAGTGCGATCACGCAGTCTTGAGCCACTCACCGGGCTCGCCATGTGGTCATCCGAGCCACAGATCATAG AACTGGTGAAAGGCGAGCGCGGTCTCGGCTTTTCGATCCTGGACTACCAGGACCCGCTGCGGCCCGCGCACACGCTGGTGGTGATCCGCTCGCTGGTGCCGGGCGGCGTGGCGCAGCAAGATGGCCGCCTCATACCCGGCGACCGCCTGCTCTTCGTCAACGATCAG AACTTAGAAGACGCGAGCCTCGAACAAGCCGTAGCGGCATTAAAGGGCGCCCCCCGCGGCGTGGTGCGCATCGGCGTGGCCAAGCCGCTGCCGCTGCACgacgcgccgccgccgctgcccgccagcgcgccgcccgcccCCACCGCCCCCACCGCCCCCACCGCGCCACATTGA